Proteins from a genomic interval of Colletotrichum higginsianum IMI 349063 chromosome 6, whole genome shotgun sequence:
- a CDS encoding HET domain-containing protein encodes MQSAAKRRKLLEIPERMEDVRHQGLEPSQVGLVATKLERAEQRLQEIEIDVVVKREELEKTVIEARHQKDQHRKAEYFEEMQRATDKKTLVFKTTTVMKLLNCSTLKIEEFFGSSIPKSYVVLSHRWEADEVTYQDVINNAKTLAQKRGWAKIRETCRIALERGHNYAWVDTCCIDKTSSAELSEAINSMFKWYANAAVCYVFLSDVGTNQAFAESLWFTRGWTLQELVAPRELLFFDRDWDLIGTGAQLCDVIHRRTGISEKILLHGSAPGPSIGALLSSIPVAVRMSWAATRVTTREEDSAYSLLGIFGVNMPMLYGEGRGAFMRLQEEIIKETNDLTLFAWIASPGDSGAQDPPEYRGILASSPREFRNAGKLELSRDAKYNPEVGTPWFMSFSVMGEVGSGVGQKKKKLTDSSEQYTMTNKGLRIVAETTMAENNTQLLGLGSHDSSDGSRKEIGLYLEDQGGGVFLRAKPHKLVKLAKNAPQTSHTIYLKKHIETEAVTQIATRMKFVSHGAIRFHVLSSSIEIISAYPARMWNPQRLMFITDGESSFAGYIYLRLTANVSLDGVVACGFDPEVKMWFCPGWNGRDAIYEAAMSGDMRRMREIGVRDGRRWVTGERSKKIIGLEVSAGPGQQGFDVSLRQSNCTVM; translated from the exons ATGCAGTCTGCAGCCAAGCGGCGGAAATTGCTGGAAATACCGGAAAGAATGGAAGATGTGCGACACCAAGGATTAGAGCCTAGCCAGGTGGGACTGGTCGCCACAAAACTTGAACGTGCCGAGCAACGATTGCAAGAGATCGAGATAGATGTCGTAGTGAAGCGTGAAGAGCTCGAGAAGACAGTCATTGAGGCCAGACATCAGAAGGATCAGCACCGGAAAGCCGAGTACTTTGAGGAAATGCAGCGAGCTACAGACAAGAAAACCCTAGTATTTAAGACGACTAC CGTTATGAAGCTCCTCAACTGTTCTACCCTCAAGATCGAGGAGTTTTTCGGCTCCTCAATACCAAAGTCTTATGTCGTCCTATCCCATCGATGGGAAGCTGACGAAGTCACCTACCAAGATGTAATCAATAATGCCAAGACGTTGGCCCAGAAGCGCGGATGGGCCAAGATACGCGAGACTTGTCGCATTGCGCTTGAGCGCGGGCACAACTACGCCTGGGTCGACACCTGCTGCATCGACAAGACGTCAAGCGCAGAACtctccgaggccatcaactcCATGTTCAAGTGGTATGCCAACGCGGCAGTTTGCTACGTCTTCCTCTCAGATGTGGGAACCAACCAGGCCTTTGCGGAGTCTCTGTGGTTTACTCGCGGCTGGACATTGCAAGAGCTCGTTGCTCCGAGGGAGCTTCTCTTTTTCGACAGAGATTGGGACCTTATTGGTACTGGAGCCCAACTTTGCGATGTCATCCATCGCCGAACCGGCATCAGCGAGAAGATTCTGCTCCATGGCTCTGCTCCGGGACCAAGCATCGGGGCACTCCTTTCGAGTATACCGGTGGCAGTCCGTATGTCTTGGGCAGCTACACGGGTCACGACTCGAGAGGAAGACAGCGCGTACAGTCTGCTTGGCATTTTCGGCGTCAACATGCCCATGTTGTATGGCGAGGGACGCGGTGCCTTTATGCGTCTGCAGGAGGAAATCATCAAGGAGACGAATGATCTTACTCTTTTTGCGTGGATTGCCTCTCCCGGAGATTCAGGGGCGCAAGATCCGCCAGAGTATCGTGGTATCCTGGCCAGTTCCCCTCGAGAGTTTAGAAATGCGGGCAAATTGGAGTTGAGTCGGGATGCAAAGTACAATCCCGAAGTAGGCACACCTTGGTTCATGAGCTTCTCTGTCATGGGGGAGGTTGGCAGTGGTGTTGgtcaaaaaaagaaaaagctGACAGACTCTTCCGAACAGTACACCATGACCAACAAAGGTTTGCGCATAGTCGCCGAAACCACAATGGCAGAAAACAACACGCaacttctcggcctcggaaGCCATGACTCCAGCGACGGCTCACGGAAGGAAATTGGACTCTATCTCGAAGACCAAGGAggcggcgtcttcctccGCGCCAAGCCGCACAAACTCGTCAAGCTTGCGAAGAACGCCCCACAAACTTCGCACACAATCTATCTTAAGAAACACATCGAGACAGAAGCAGTCACCCAAATAGCCACGCGGATGAAGTTCGTCTCCCACGGTGCCATCCGGTTCCACGTCTTGTCCTCATCCATCGAGATCATATCCGCCTATCCCGCCCGGATGTGGAACCCGCAGAGGCTTATGTTCATCACGGATGGGGAAAGTAGCTTCGCCGGGTACATCTATCTTCGGTTGACGGCGAACGTAAGCCTGGATGGCGTAGTGGCCTGTGGGTTTGATCCAGAGGTAAAGATGTGGTTTTGTCCAGGTTGGAACGGGCGGGATGCGATATATGAGGCTGCGATGAGTGGCGACATGAGAAGGATGCGAGAAATCGGTGTTCGGGATGGTCGGCGCTGGGTTACTGGAGAAAGATCGAAGAAGATCATCGGGCTTGAGGTTTCTGCGGGGCCAGGGCAGCAAGGCTTTGATGTTTCTCTTAGACAGTCGAACTGTACGGTTATGTAG
- a CDS encoding amine oxidase, with protein MGPPLLDISSPVSIRAQWARQHAIYGIKEEWNKLVRLAHGRRPDDESLDLPELITGDTLDEAPLKTIPKDGTAGGDPLAINVGIVGAGAAGLFSALVLEYLNTAQTSVKFTYDILEADTTNRSGGRLYTHNFSQQPHDYYDVGAMRFPKHAVMDRTFSLFADLGMDFGSLDPNGNWANDPPLGTLIPYYLTNIDPTSGVPQEPWRFNNVNNWGSYSSIATEDKDPWKFTADKTLQIDTRLLALKMSPGDIMTALLEPLRQQLRDDIKNQTNTGWQTLMSFDNMTMTQFLSSVRSPWPASLPQPTLPPPMTGDVPLPPYNYDTIQWFETFNGGNQGQLTCCDRRGTNWYDQAFSEIVLESLDFDFPKPGDPDTKWYCILGGAQQLATKMEAKINALSGNPSKVEYSSQVTALAQVDAMKVNVDINGGESKSADGGETRSYSCVFNTTALGCLEHMDTTAVLFNSATRQAVRSLGYGPSCKVAIKFTRPWWIHDLPTGTAVKRGGLGHSDLNIRTCVYPSYNIYDPDSVTAVLLCTYTWQQDAERLGSLMGDDETQLRTLLIADLVRLHAPSNATPKQLEDLHILIHGSYDSHFAWDWYKEPNAAGAFAFFRPFQFSEMWGKMIIPAGDVVVMGEHASPHHAWVVGALESAVHGIAAWCSMTATHNTVHAAAMKDVLDVLTSTDPNNPYVGLPPYMDLNMELWHGCLGAAVRQGMLEDRQEPLGRLTLNDRAGTEKQRAAALLTKLGIKGDFAKA; from the exons ATGGGGCCTCCTCTCCTGGACATCAGCTCACCTGTCTCCATTCGCGCGCAGTGGGCGCGGCAGCACGCCATCTACGGCATCAAGGAGGAATGGAACAAGCTCGTCCGACTTGCGCACGGCCGTAGGCCTGATGACGAGAGTTTGGATCTCCCCGAGCTGATCACAGGCGACACCCTGGATGAGGCGCCCCTCAAGACGATCCCGAAGGACGGCACGGCAGGAGGCGATCCGCTTGCCATAAACGtgggcatcgtcggcgcgggcgcTGCCGGCCTCTTCTCTGCCCTGGTGTTGGAGTACCTTAATACGGCGCAAACCAGCGTCAAGTTCACGTATGATAttctcgaggccgacacGACCAACCGCTCGGGCGGGCGGCTGTACACGCACAACTTCAGCCAGCAGCCGCACGACTACTACGATGTCGGGGCCATGCGTTTCCCCAAACACGCCGTCATGGATCG caccttttctctctttgcGGACCTTGGCATGGACTTTGGGTCACTCGACCCCAACGGCAACTGGGCGAATGACCCTCCGCTAGGGACCCTGATCCCGTACTACCTGACGAATATCGATCCGACGAGCGGCGTTCCGCAGGAGCCGTGGCGCTTCAACAACGTTAACAATTGGGGATCGTACAGCAGCATCGCCACCGAAGACAAGGATCCGTGGAAGTTTACCGCTGATAAGACCCTCCAAATTGACACGCG CTTGCTTGCGCTGAAGATGTCTCCCGGCGACATCATGACCGCCCTCCTGGAGCCGCTTCGCCAGCAGCTCCGGGACGATATCAAGAACCAGACCAACACGGGATGGCAGACGCTGATGAGCTTCGATAACATGACCATGACCCAATTTCTCTCCAG CGTTCGCAGTCCCTGGCCCGCCAGCCTCCCCCAGCCCACtctcccgccgccgatgacaGGGGATGTTCCGCTGCCGCCGTACAACTACGACACCATCCAGTGGTTTGAGACGTTCAACGG AGGGAACCAAGGTCAACTAACCTGTTGCGACCGCAGGGGCACAAACTGGTACGACCAAGCCTTTAGCGAGATCGTCCTCGAGTCCCTGGACTTCGATTTCCCCAAGCCCGGCGACCCTGACACCAAATGGTATTGCATTCTCGGCGGAGCGCAGCAGCTCGCCACCAAGATGGAAGCCAAGATCAACGCGCTCAGCGGCAACCCGAGCAAGGTCGAGTACTCGTCTCAGGTCACGGCACTCGCCCAGGTCGACGCCATGAAGGTCAACGTCGACATCAACGGCGGAGAAAGCAAAagcgccgacggcggggaGACGAGGTCCTATAGCTGCGTCTTCAACACGACGGCGCTCGGCTGCCTCGAGCACATGGACACCACAGCGGTCTTGTTCAACTCCGCGACCCGCCAGGCGGTGCGGTCGCTCGGCTACGGCCCGAGCTGCAAGGTGGCGATCAAGTTCACACGCCCGTGGTGGATCCACGACCTCCCgaccggcaccgccgtcaagcgcggcggcctcggccactCGGACCTCAACATCCGCACGTGTGTTTACCCAAGCTACAACATATACGATCCCGATTCGGTGACCGCGGTGCTCCTGTGCACGTACACGTGGCAGCAGGACGCCGAGCGTCTCGGCTCCCTcatgggcgacgacgagacccAGCTCCGGACCCTCCTCATCGCTGACCTGGTGCGCCTGCACGCCCCCTCGAACGCGACGCCCAAGCAGCTGGAGGACCTCCACATCCTCATCCACGGGTCGTACGACTCGCACTTTGCGTGGGACTGGTACAAGGAGCCCaatgccgccggcgcctttGCCTTCTTCCGCCCCTTCCAGTTCAGCGAGATGTGGGGCAAGATGATCATCCCAGCCGGCGATGTGGTCGTCATGGGCGAGCACGCGTCGCCGCACCACGCGTGGGTCGTCGGCGCTCTCGAGAGCGCCGTGCACGGCATCGCCGCGTGGTGCAGCATGACGGCGACCCACAACACCGTCCACGCGGCTGCGATGAAGGACGTCCTGGACGTTCTCACGAGCACCGACCCGAACAACCCGTACGTCGGGCTGCCGCCGTATATGGACTTGAACATGGAGCTGTGGCACGGCTGCCTCGGCGCGGCCGTACGCCAGGGCATGCTGGAGGACCGCCAAGAGCCGCTGGGCCGCCTGACGCTGAATGACAGGGCCGGGACGGAAAAGCAGAGGGCTGCGGCCTTACTGACCAAGCTGGGCATCAAGGGGGATTTTGCCAAGGCATAG
- a CDS encoding Thiamine pyrophosphate enzyme, whose translation MERIVAETLPPGPPHRWARDYLFDVCRDLGITRIFGVPGVNEIPWIDGTSYPENGVEYVQCLHENIAMGAAMGSARMTGKPAVLIVHVTPGIAHAITNLFNASRSQFPLVILCAQQQNALVVQEPLLSSDTVTLARNYCKWAHEMKSEDDMKLVLQRAFKEAMAPPNGAVFLSMPWEFTMRRIPEGDYLKGITRISPHFGPDPESVRDLAGRLAAAKNPIIVAGDAVGLAGAWAELRDLADAIGAPVLQQTLSAVANYPNDDSHWQGELPNNQAGMQSAFEGHDVAFLCGFSNQAQVLVYKPSDGPLIPDSVSKLYLSNCIWDIGKNYYGDAALFADVKVALPQITALVKEVIAPLVAKQRNDTLATLADDRKKQWGRYLDLAMTQDNVWAVVIADALRRQIEQHQLQRDFVYIHEAISDPSPFQYLLPYAEPTSYYCVGGGSLGWSFGATLGIKEEKRGVQGIGTKLVVAVTGDGSSLFYPQAWWTAAHRNLGILYIITNNTEYHTLQVGLGSIVQVYGEALGYDWTPRTMDPGYLTIRDPQPDFVGIAKALAGIEGKHVDHPAEVEPAVSDAIRYVLETGKSFVLEIKTVGLSSQQAPPNTNDAGAVTPSLRKQPHLDMVHSGPNSAREPGDTALIC comes from the coding sequence ATGGAGAGAATCGTGGCCGAGACGCTGCCGCCCGGTCCGCCCCACCGTTGGGCGCGCGACTATCTTTTCGATGTCTGCCGCGATCTGGGAATCACGCGAATCTTCGGCGTTCCCGGGGTCAATGAAATCCCCTGGATTGATGGAACCTCCTATCCCGAGAACGGCGTCGAATATGTCCAATGCCTTCACGAAAACATCGCCATGGGCGCGGCCATGGGCTCGGCCCGCATGACCGGCAAGCCGGCCGTCCTGATCGTCCACGTCACCCCTGGCATCGCCCACGCCATCACCAACCTGTTCAACGCGTCGCGCTCGCAGTTCCCGCTGGTCATCCTCTGTGCGCAGCAGCAGAACGCGCTGGTGGTGCAGGAGCCTTTGCTGTCGTCCGACACCGTCACTCTCGCCCGCAACTACTGCAAATGGGCGCACGAGATGAAGTCCGAGGACGATATGAAGCTGGTGCTGCAGCGCGCCTTCAaggaggcgatggcgccgccaaACGGGGCCGTGTTCCTCTCCATGCCGTGGGAGTTCACCATGCGCCGGATTCCCGAGGGCGATTACCTCAAGGGCATCACCCGGATTTCACCCCATTTCGGACCCGATCCGGAAAGCGTgcgcgacctcgccggccggttggcggcggcgaagaatcccatcatcgtcgccggcgacgccgtcgggtTGGCCGGTGCCTGGGCGGAACTTCGCGATCTCGCTGACGCCATCGGCGCGCCGGTCCTGCAGCAGACCTTGAGCGCCGTCGCCAATTATCCCAATGACGATTCCCATTGGCAGGGCGAGCTGCCCAACAACCAGGCCGGCATGCAGTCGGCATTCGAAGGGCACGATGTCGCCTTCCTGTGCGGCTTCTCCAACCAGGCGCAGGTGCTGGTCTACAAACCGTCCGACGGCCCGCTGATCCCCGACTCGGTCAGCAAGCTCTATCTTAGCAACTGCATCTGGGACATCGGCAAGAACTATtacggcgacgccgccctgTTCGCCGACGTCAAGGTCGCCCTGCCGCAGATCACCGCCCTGGTGAAGGAGGTGATCGCCCCATTGGTCGCCAAACAGCGCAACGACACATTGGCCACGCTGGCGGACGATCGGAAGAAGCAGTGGGGGCGTTATCTGGACCTGGCGATGACCCAGGACAATGTGTGGGCGGTGGTGATCGCAGACGCACTGCGCCGGCAGATCGAGCAGCATCAGCTTCAGCGCGATTTCGTTTATATCCACGAGGCCATTTCTgatccctcccccttccagTATCTGCTGCCCTACGCCGAACCGACCAGCTACTATTGCGTCGGTGGCGGCTCGCTCGGCTGGTCGTTCGGCGCCACCCTCGGCATCAAGGAGGAAAAGCGAGGGGTGCAGGGGATCGGCACCAAACTAGTCGTGGCCGTCACCGGCGACGGCTCCTCGCTGTTCTATCCGCAGGCCtggtggacggcggcgcacCGCAATCTGGGTATCCTCtacatcatcaccaacaacaccgaaTACCACACCCTGCAGGTGGGACTCGGGAGTATCGTCCAGGTCTATGGCGAGGCGCTGGGCTACGACTGGACGCCGCGCACTATGGACCCCGGCTATCTCACCATCCGTGACCCCCAGCCCGATttcgtcggcatcgccaaaGCCTTGGCCGGCATCGAGGGCAAGCATGTCGATCacccggccgaggtcgaacCGGCCGTGTCCGATGCCATCCGCTACGTACTGGAGACCGGCAAATCCTTTGTGCTGGAAATCAAGACGGTGGGGCTGAGCAGCCAGCAGGCCCCGCCCAACACTaacgatgccggcgccgtcaccCCGTCACTCAGGAAGCAGCCGCATTTGGACATGGTCCATTCCGGCCCGAACTCCGCCCGCGAGCCGGGCGATACGGCGCTGATCTGCTAG
- a CDS encoding Heterokaryon incompatibility protein produces the protein MGVTLSPCCGQVTVLERVQPDQGRPLHLRWRAWCRRPKGQDAGLGMATDEEVANNASDKAYLGIVANSAPAGRTSERYPEQRQPATLASTAAQERITQPSTAGACSLAERPAVLQLSQAWAACVRQVSSGLGNMVVYGHTMPVVQHLFARHPRQINRQIRLLKLNAGAEAEELSGELVHTPLDGTPSFTAVSYVWGNPQPRKGIFCSGLKMEIGPSLHSALLHLRQPACETYLWADALCINQEDILERNQQVRMMGDIYAAASSTAIWLGEESCEVKMAVGWLRRFAVAWDSLESDPGFITRNQAEGILQEAFGKKSEAAFQHIWALLNRPWFARKWVIQELVKSQRPILVVGRVALPWAMLADWLNFVEWCPNVKELFMRFCPTPLEAGAKVLGLTLLRASLLMRCAVPEKKLLLFLIVRTLEFRCADPRDHIFAMVGIASDADRFDLIDYGSPMEKVCRQLAYSCVSDSMSLKLLWSLVYLAPLKSRVRSWLPNIERVLEDRDGSILASQFSVQQYKDYNASGDTVLQAHLDDGGDTLRIRGRLVDKVRHLGSDNRSLGDARIVENMFNGNLQLIQNNIQTMLRRRWQWLEECLAIAKTSSTTNAEEAFQNALLGDSLINKEVPQSLAVVKSEFSTQIHLYKVMAYENDFISWLSAIIASMSLESSHVLESMILEKLHRRFGRTENGRIGWLPPIAEEGDFICVFDGMELPYAIRPASDGRYLLLGECIILGLMSGEAVGISGVVSEFIILQ, from the exons ATGGGCGTCACCTTGTCCCCTTGTTGCGGCCAAGTCACAGTGCTCGAGAGAGTGCAGCCTGATCAGGGTCGACCTCTGCACCTCAGATGGCGTGCCTGGTGTCGTCGCCCCAAAGGGCAAGACGCTGGGCTGGGCATGGCTACAGATGAAGAGGTGGCTAACAATGCAAGTGACAAGGCATACTTAGGCATTGTCGCGAATAGTGCGCCCGCCG GGAGAACCTCCGAACGATACCCAGAGCAACGCCAGCCAGCGACGCTCGCGTCCACCGCAGCCCAGGAGCGCATCACCCAACCCTCGACTGCCGGCGCGTGCTCCCTCGCCGAGCGACCCGCCGTGCTGCAGCTCAGCCAG GCATGGGCTGCGTGTGTACGGCAGGTTTCATCCGGCCTAGGGAACATGGTCGTTTACGGCCACACGATGCCTGTTGTTCAACACCTGTTCGCCAGGCATCCACGTCAAA TAAATCGCCAAATCCGCCTCCTGAAGCTCAATGCTGgagcggaggcggaggagtTGTCTGGTGAGCTGGTGCACACCCCCCTCGACGGAACGCCATCCTTCACCGCGGTTTCCTACGTATGGGGCAATCCGCAGCCCCGAAAAGGAATATTCTGCTCGGGTCTTAAGATGGAGATCGGCCCCAGCCTGCACAGCGCCTTACTACATCTCCGGCAGCCCGCCTGTGAGACCTACCTCTGGGCGGACGCGCTCTGCATCAATCAGGAGGATATCCTGGAGCGCAACCAGCAGGTCAGGATGATGGGCGACATTTACGCCGCGGCGTCCTCTACAGCTATCTGGCTTGGCGAGGAGTCGTGCGAAGTTAAGATGGCCGTTGGCTGGTTACGCAGGTTCGCCGTAGCTTGGGACTCGTTGGAGTCCGACCCAGGCTTTATCACCAGAAACCAGGCCGAGGGAATCTTGCAGGAAGCATTCGGCAAGAAATCAGAAGCTGCCTTCCAACATATTTGGGCTCTCCTCAACCGTCCGTGGTTTGCACGGAAGTGGGTCATCCAAGAGCTGGTCAAGTCGCAAAGGCCAATTTTGGTGGTCGGCAGAGTGGCTCTCCCGTGGGCGATGTTGGCTGACTGGCTCAACTTCGTCGAGTGGTGCCCAAACGTAAAGGAGCTTTTCATGCGGTTCTGCCCGACACCTCTCGAGGCGGGTGCGAAGGTGTTGGGCTTAACTCTACTCCGGGCTTCGCTTCTCATGCGCTGTGCGGTCCCAGAGAAGAAACTCCTGTTGTTTCTCATCGTGAGGACGCTAGAGTTTAGATGCGCCGACCCCCGTGATCACATATTTGCAATGGTAGGAATCGCATCCGATGCCGACCGCTTCGATCTGATCGACTATGGAAGCCCAATGGAGAAGGTTTGCCGACAGCTCGCGTATTCTTGTGTCTCCGACAGCATGAGCCTCAAGTTGCTGTGGTCTCTTGTCTACCTTGCGCCGTTAAAGAGTCGAGTACGCTCTTGGTTGCCAAACATCGAAAGAGTGCTGGAGGACAGGGACGGAAGCATCTTGGCTTCCCAGTTCTCTGTACAGCAGTACAAAGATTATAACGCATCTGGAGACACAGTGCTGCAAGCGCATTTGGACGATGGCGGGGATACGCTGAGGATACGGGGCCGCCTCGTTGACAAGGTTCGACATCTCGGGTCGGACAACAGAAGTCTTGGCGACGCTCGCATCGTCGAAAACATGTTTAACGGGAATCTCCAACTCATTCAGAACAATATCCAAACGATGCTGAGGCGGAGGTGGCAATGGCTAGAAGAATGTCTGGCAATTGCGAAGACCTCGAGCACGACCAATGCCGAGGAAGCTTTCCAAAATGCGTTGCTAGGCGACTCCCTCATCAACAAAGAGGTACCCCAGAGTTTGGCAGTGGTCAAGAGCGAGTTTTCTACTCAGATACATCTCTACAAAGTCATGGCCTACGAAAACGACTTTATCAGCTGGTTGTCCGCCATAATTGCAAGCATGAGCCTCGAATCAAGCCATGTCCTGGAAAGCATGATACTGGAAAAGCTGCACCGGCGGTTTGGCAGGACTGAGAACGGAAGGATAGGCTGGCTACCACCAatcgccgaggagggagaCTTTATCTGCGTCTTTGACGGTATGGAGCTCCCGTACGCCATCCGTCCAGCGTCAGACGGCCGATATCTCCTTCTTGGTGAATGCATCATCCTAGGACTCATGAGTGGGGAGGCGGTGGGGATATCTGGCGTCGTTTCGGAGTTCATCATTCTCCAATAA